The following proteins come from a genomic window of Thermoproteus sp.:
- a CDS encoding DUF996 domain-containing protein has protein sequence MEAEMAKILAGVGAILAALGPLGRGVVGLIGAVLLLVGLISLADFYGDQAMRNDAVYWFIFVVIAIIVLAVAFSLGVFSIGALMSGRLFTGGFSLIVFIVAVVLGWILYLMSARRYRNVMSAMAKRSGESLFETAGTLYYWGAVLTIILVGLILMLIADILAGVAFLIMKTPTKT, from the coding sequence ATGGAAGCAGAAATGGCCAAGATATTGGCGGGCGTAGGCGCCATACTGGCCGCCTTGGGCCCCCTCGGGCGCGGCGTGGTCGGCCTGATAGGCGCCGTCTTGTTGCTGGTGGGCTTGATATCGCTGGCTGATTTCTACGGCGATCAGGCCATGAGGAACGACGCGGTCTATTGGTTCATATTCGTCGTAATCGCCATAATAGTGCTGGCGGTCGCCTTCTCGCTGGGCGTCTTCTCCATTGGGGCGTTGATGTCCGGGAGGCTGTTCACCGGGGGATTCAGCTTAATAGTCTTCATAGTCGCGGTGGTGTTAGGGTGGATCCTCTACTTGATGTCGGCCAGAAGGTATAGGAACGTCATGTCGGCGATGGCCAAAAGGAGCGGCGAGAGCCTATTCGAGACCGCCGGCACGCTCTATTACTGGGGGGCCGTGTTGACCATAATCCTCGTGGGTCTCATCTTGATGCTCATAGCCGATATACTGGCCGGCGTTGCCTTCCTAATAATGAAAACCCCCACAAAAACTTAA
- a CDS encoding ABC transporter permease — MKIGRAIEVTLAMMELETRRLRHDYTEVITRSVQPLLWLLVFGPIMARTRAIPTGGIPYMAYLAPGVMVQSITFISIFYGLNIIWEGESGILKRLLTTPIPRLSIVVGRASAAFIRALAQMAVVMLISELVGVALSINMITIILSMFIVYILSLGLASLSIFIATFMKTRERFMGIGQAITMPLWFASNAIYPTAIMPTPLRLIAMGNPLTYGVDALRRLLVFNELDIEADVVALVFFAVVVMVLASLNFRRVIQ; from the coding sequence ATGAAGATAGGTAGGGCTATAGAAGTGACGCTGGCAATGATGGAGTTAGAGACTAGAAGGCTACGGCACGACTACACCGAGGTGATCACCCGATCGGTCCAGCCGCTCCTCTGGCTTTTAGTGTTCGGGCCGATAATGGCTAGGACTAGGGCGATACCGACTGGAGGAATTCCATATATGGCCTACTTGGCGCCAGGCGTTATGGTCCAGTCGATAACTTTCATCTCAATTTTCTACGGGCTCAACATAATATGGGAGGGAGAATCTGGGATTCTTAAGCGTCTGCTCACAACGCCTATACCGCGTCTTTCAATTGTGGTGGGTAGGGCCTCAGCGGCCTTCATAAGGGCGTTGGCGCAAATGGCCGTAGTGATGTTAATTTCGGAATTAGTGGGAGTCGCATTGTCTATTAATATGATCACTATAATATTATCTATGTTTATAGTATATATACTTTCATTAGGTCTTGCATCGTTATCTATATTCATAGCTACATTCATGAAGACAAGAGAGAGATTTATGGGCATAGGTCAAGCCATCACTATGCCTCTATGGTTCGCCAGCAACGCCATATATCCCACTGCCATAATGCCGACGCCGCTTAGGCTAATCGCAATGGGCAACCCCTTGACATATGGCGTAGACGCGTTAAGGAGACTGCTCGTATTCAACGAGCTCGACATAGAGGCCGATGTGGTGGCCTTGGTGTTTTTTGCGGTTGTAGTTATGGTCCTGGCTAGTCTCAACTTCAGGAGGGTTATCCAATAG
- a CDS encoding glycosyltransferase, translating to MIERYVEFIGEHELNAIFKYAERLKDLSILHVNSTAAGGGVAEILHRMVPLMRELGLNADWKVIRGEPEFFTVTKSFHNALQTGVGEIPDEYFKTYEKWQEINASEIPLDYDVVFIHDPQPAGLIKYRKKGTWIWRCHIDISNPHPKVWGFLRRYISQYNGMIVSIPEFARDDLDIPQIAIPPSIDPLSPKNIPLPQTTIDRIVEKFGVDRDRPLVLQVSRFDRAKDPIGVIEAFRLAKRHVPDAQLVYLGSPATDDPEGEVVYQETVRAAGGEKDIHLLMLPPNSHIEVNAFQRAATVVMQKSIREGFGLTVSEALWKKKPVIGGNTGGIRIQVINGVTGFLVDTPKAAAHYLVYLLKNKKVREEMGEAGRDHVRRNFLITQQLRRYLMAILYLTKRHAA from the coding sequence ATGATCGAACGCTACGTGGAGTTCATAGGGGAACACGAGCTGAACGCCATATTTAAATACGCGGAGAGGCTTAAAGACCTCTCTATCCTCCACGTAAACTCCACGGCGGCTGGCGGCGGCGTTGCGGAAATACTCCACAGGATGGTGCCTCTGATGAGGGAGCTCGGCTTGAACGCGGACTGGAAGGTCATAAGGGGGGAGCCCGAGTTCTTCACCGTCACGAAGTCCTTCCACAACGCGCTTCAGACGGGCGTCGGCGAGATACCAGACGAGTACTTCAAGACATACGAGAAGTGGCAGGAGATAAACGCCAGCGAGATACCGCTGGACTACGACGTAGTGTTCATACACGACCCTCAGCCGGCCGGCTTGATAAAGTACAGAAAGAAGGGGACATGGATTTGGCGTTGCCATATAGACATAAGCAATCCCCACCCCAAGGTCTGGGGCTTCTTGAGGCGTTATATCTCTCAATACAACGGCATGATAGTCTCCATACCTGAATTCGCCAGAGACGACCTCGACATACCGCAAATAGCCATACCGCCCTCCATAGATCCGCTGAGCCCCAAGAACATACCTCTGCCCCAGACCACAATAGATAGGATAGTCGAGAAGTTCGGCGTTGATAGGGACAGGCCGCTGGTCCTCCAAGTGTCTAGATTCGACAGGGCCAAGGACCCTATAGGCGTGATAGAGGCGTTCCGGCTGGCGAAGCGCCACGTGCCGGACGCCCAGCTGGTATATTTGGGTAGCCCCGCCACAGACGACCCGGAGGGCGAGGTTGTCTATCAGGAGACTGTAAGGGCCGCCGGCGGCGAGAAGGATATACATCTCCTCATGTTGCCGCCCAACAGCCACATAGAGGTCAATGCGTTCCAGAGGGCCGCCACTGTAGTCATGCAGAAGTCCATAAGGGAGGGCTTCGGCCTGACCGTCAGCGAGGCCTTGTGGAAGAAGAAGCCCGTCATAGGGGGCAACACGGGCGGGATAAGGATACAGGTGATAAATGGCGTCACGGGCTTCCTTGTCGACACGCCGAAGGCCGCAGCCCACTACCTCGTCTACCTCCTAAAGAACAAAAAGGTCAGGGAGGAGATGGGCGAGGCGGGGCGCGACCACGTGAGGCGCAACTTCCTCATTACGCAACAGTTGAGGCGCTACCTCATGGCGATTCTATACCTCACCAAGCGCCATGCCGCCTAA
- a CDS encoding nucleotidyltransferase domain-containing protein yields the protein MALDRWIEISRARSREISRLAASFVEEACRKGDVVLFGSRARGTWHALSDWDLALLVRGGEYRVESREFGQVFYIPLEGLGEVLRFSMVVLDIAHDGVLLCGRGDLWQEFRASVYVYIRERGLVRTEAGWFPKF from the coding sequence ATGGCGCTGGATAGGTGGATAGAGATATCGAGGGCGAGGAGCCGCGAGATCTCGCGGCTGGCGGCCAGCTTCGTCGAGGAGGCTTGCCGAAAAGGCGACGTGGTGCTCTTCGGCTCTAGGGCCAGGGGGACTTGGCACGCCCTTAGCGATTGGGACCTAGCCCTGTTGGTTAGAGGCGGGGAGTACCGAGTGGAGAGTAGGGAGTTCGGACAGGTCTTCTACATCCCCCTCGAGGGGCTCGGAGAGGTGTTAAGGTTCAGCATGGTGGTACTGGACATAGCCCACGACGGGGTCCTGCTGTGCGGCCGCGGCGATTTGTGGCAGGAATTCCGCGCCTCCGTGTACGTCTACATTAGGGAGAGGGGCCTCGTCAGGACGGAGGCCGGCTGGTTCCCCAAATTTTAA
- a CDS encoding MFS transporter, with translation MSFDISNEKFDVRYAWRAAPILGSVALVVMYTEAMLMPSLPKIQEEFNVTPAEASWILTIYLIVGTISAALFGSLGDIYGKKKMLTLVLSIYSVAVTFTGYAPSFPILLLARALQGLGMAMFPLAFSLIREEFPPQMVPTAQGIVSAMFGAGIIVALPLGAYISQNFGWRATYHTVTPFAVLMTVLIGIYIRESRYRTPRRIDYAGIGLFALTASSFLVAVSEAPNWGWTAPQTLAFFALSAASASAFVVQELYAEEPFIPRDILNRNVIAATVAILMVAYAFQMSSQNLSYLFEMPPPYGYGLSILDTGLYITPMAIVQIVGAPIAGRLLWRVGAKRMSALGVVVAVVGFQLASAFAYSGVWHLIGYMSIGFLGLALLNVSLINLLTFSVPRNRLGAATGLNTVFRNFGSAIAPAVAGTVLTTFTTIAYYSLGGYTAFFSVPARIAYSINFDIATAMFILALIPIALAREVFTKEVRESFNRANGALRGPIGE, from the coding sequence ATGTCTTTCGATATATCGAATGAGAAATTCGACGTGAGGTACGCCTGGAGGGCCGCGCCCATATTGGGCTCGGTGGCCCTCGTGGTGATGTATACAGAGGCTATGTTGATGCCGTCTCTGCCTAAAATACAGGAGGAGTTCAATGTAACGCCTGCGGAGGCCTCTTGGATCCTCACCATATACCTCATCGTGGGCACCATAAGCGCGGCCCTCTTCGGTAGCCTCGGCGATATCTACGGCAAGAAGAAGATGTTGACGTTGGTCCTCTCGATATATTCGGTGGCTGTGACCTTCACGGGATACGCGCCGAGCTTCCCCATATTGTTGTTGGCCAGAGCCCTACAGGGGCTGGGCATGGCCATGTTCCCCCTGGCCTTCTCCCTAATTAGGGAGGAATTCCCGCCGCAGATGGTCCCCACGGCTCAGGGAATCGTCAGCGCCATGTTCGGGGCCGGCATAATTGTGGCGTTGCCCTTGGGGGCCTATATAAGCCAGAACTTCGGCTGGCGGGCGACATACCATACAGTGACTCCCTTCGCCGTCCTCATGACAGTCCTGATAGGGATATACATAAGGGAGAGTAGATACAGGACGCCACGGCGTATAGACTACGCCGGAATCGGACTCTTCGCCCTCACCGCCTCCTCCTTCTTGGTGGCGGTCTCGGAGGCGCCCAATTGGGGCTGGACGGCGCCCCAGACCCTCGCCTTCTTCGCGCTCTCGGCCGCCTCTGCCTCAGCCTTCGTCGTCCAGGAGCTCTACGCCGAAGAGCCCTTCATCCCCAGAGACATACTGAACAGGAACGTAATCGCGGCGACTGTGGCTATACTCATGGTGGCATACGCCTTCCAGATGAGTAGCCAGAACCTCTCCTATCTGTTCGAGATGCCTCCCCCCTACGGCTACGGCTTGAGTATACTCGACACGGGCCTCTACATAACTCCCATGGCCATAGTCCAAATAGTGGGCGCGCCCATAGCGGGGAGGCTCCTCTGGAGGGTTGGCGCCAAGAGGATGTCGGCCTTGGGGGTCGTCGTGGCCGTAGTCGGCTTCCAGCTGGCCTCGGCCTTCGCATATTCGGGCGTCTGGCACCTCATAGGCTATATGTCCATAGGCTTCCTGGGCCTCGCGCTCCTCAACGTCTCGCTCATAAACCTCCTGACGTTCTCGGTGCCGAGGAACCGCTTGGGGGCCGCCACCGGCCTCAATACGGTCTTTAGGAACTTCGGCTCGGCCATAGCTCCGGCCGTCGCGGGGACCGTCCTGACGACCTTCACCACCATCGCGTATTACTCTCTAGGCGGCTACACGGCCTTCTTCTCGGTGCCCGCCAGAATCGCCTACTCCATAAATTTCGACATCGCCACTGCCATGTTCATACTGGCGCTCATACCAATAGCCCTCGCCAGGGAGGTCTTCACCAAAGAGGTTAGGGAGTCCTTCAATAGGGCTAACGGAGCTCTGCGGGGCCCCATCGGCGAATAA
- a CDS encoding DUF5752 family protein, whose product MDLDKKARKPFVFKSAYYLSLYTKRRAKNLKELAAGIREADAGTIFHHVFHTVFAKHLLRPYYNNDFAIWVAEELNDENLAIELSSISGAEPATVEDVRKELLAVLEPRADERPARREFVFVSMVPITYETGLKAETLAEFLDAIGAAPAESVAYHFVTARVLGSGRNDFSKWLEEEFGLIEAAEALSRIDPLIFNNEEELKSEVVRTLERELL is encoded by the coding sequence ATGGACCTAGATAAAAAGGCCAGGAAGCCGTTTGTCTTTAAGTCCGCCTACTACCTCTCGTTGTACACCAAGAGGAGGGCCAAGAACCTAAAGGAGCTCGCCGCAGGCATCAGAGAGGCCGACGCGGGCACTATTTTCCACCACGTATTCCATACGGTCTTCGCGAAGCACCTACTTAGGCCCTACTACAACAACGACTTCGCCATATGGGTCGCCGAGGAGCTAAACGACGAGAATTTGGCCATAGAGCTCTCCAGCATATCGGGCGCGGAGCCGGCCACAGTGGAGGACGTGAGGAAGGAGCTACTGGCGGTGCTAGAGCCCAGAGCCGACGAGAGGCCGGCGAGGAGGGAGTTCGTCTTCGTCAGCATGGTTCCCATAACCTACGAGACGGGGCTCAAGGCTGAGACCCTCGCCGAATTCCTAGACGCAATCGGGGCGGCGCCGGCCGAGTCCGTGGCGTACCACTTCGTCACCGCTAGAGTCCTGGGCTCTGGCAGGAACGACTTCTCCAAGTGGCTTGAGGAGGAGTTCGGCCTGATAGAGGCCGCCGAGGCCCTATCGAGGATAGACCCTCTGATATTCAATAACGAGGAGGAGTTGAAGTCGGAGGTCGTGAGGACCCTCGAGAGAGAGCTCCTATGA
- a CDS encoding HEPN domain-containing protein has translation MEWIEKVARFRNSANRAFLEGDYDLACFLAQQAVELVLRGVLLREIGARPLTHSLYELAKRLAQLRGGDLDERLAKCAKSLEEHYIQARYPDARLGPYERWEAEGCLSCMEELWRWIGG, from the coding sequence GTGGAGTGGATAGAAAAAGTGGCGCGTTTTAGGAACAGCGCAAATAGGGCATTTCTGGAGGGCGACTACGACCTCGCCTGCTTCTTGGCGCAACAAGCCGTTGAGCTGGTCTTGAGGGGCGTTCTGCTGAGGGAGATAGGCGCACGCCCCCTCACCCACAGCCTATACGAGCTGGCTAAGAGGCTCGCCCAGCTACGCGGCGGAGATCTCGACGAGAGGCTCGCCAAATGCGCCAAGTCGCTGGAGGAGCATTACATCCAGGCGAGGTATCCGGACGCCAGACTGGGCCCGTATGAGAGGTGGGAGGCGGAGGGCTGTCTGTCTTGTATGGAGGAGCTATGGCGCTGGATAGGTGGATAG
- a CDS encoding ATP-binding cassette domain-containing protein codes for MDAVVTRDLTKIYSNGVKALDRVDLNVKEGLIFAVLGPNGAGKTTLIRILTTQIRPSSGSAYVLGHDVVEEGSRVREVIGYVPQEFSVWNDLTGYENLVIYSKLYGVERRERGRVIREVLDLMGLSDAANRLVRTYSGGMIRRLEIGCALLKRPRVLFLDEPTVGLDPATRHLIWAKLSELKRQGTTIFFSTHYMDEAEQYADEVALINRGRIVVKGTVEALKRDVGSNSIVLEVDNADKAAEALRGIGGEVLLDKNRVVVLTDMAEEMLPELVIRVYRSGLHIKKIYVKNVTLDDVFMKYVGEVAESGDLISARVVRRAIKKA; via the coding sequence ATGGATGCCGTCGTAACTAGGGACTTAACAAAAATATATTCTAATGGAGTCAAGGCTCTCGACCGCGTTGATCTAAACGTGAAGGAGGGGCTTATTTTCGCCGTATTGGGGCCGAACGGCGCGGGCAAGACTACCTTAATAAGGATTTTGACTACTCAGATAAGGCCGAGCTCAGGATCTGCATATGTGTTAGGCCACGACGTAGTCGAAGAGGGGTCTAGAGTCAGAGAGGTAATAGGATATGTGCCTCAAGAATTTAGCGTATGGAACGACCTAACGGGCTACGAGAACTTAGTGATATACTCGAAATTATACGGCGTAGAAAGGAGGGAGAGGGGTAGAGTTATCAGAGAGGTGCTTGACCTTATGGGGTTGTCGGATGCCGCTAATAGGCTCGTTAGGACGTACTCTGGGGGCATGATTAGGAGGCTTGAGATAGGTTGCGCCTTATTGAAAAGACCCAGGGTGTTATTCTTAGACGAACCGACAGTGGGGCTCGATCCGGCAACTCGACATCTGATTTGGGCTAAACTTTCAGAGTTGAAGAGACAAGGCACAACTATATTTTTCAGTACCCACTATATGGATGAAGCAGAGCAATATGCCGACGAAGTTGCGTTGATAAATAGGGGAAGGATAGTCGTCAAGGGGACTGTAGAGGCGCTCAAAAGAGATGTCGGTAGTAATTCAATAGTTCTCGAAGTCGATAATGCGGACAAGGCGGCTGAGGCGCTGAGGGGTATAGGCGGCGAGGTTTTACTCGACAAAAATAGAGTAGTGGTCTTGACCGATATGGCCGAGGAGATGTTGCCAGAACTTGTAATAAGGGTCTATCGGAGCGGCCTACACATAAAGAAGATATATGTCAAGAATGTTACTCTCGACGACGTCTTCATGAAGTATGTGGGCGAAGTCGCCGAGAGCGGGGATTTAATTTCGGCGAGGGTTGTCAGGAGGGCAATAAAAAAGGCATGA